From the Ruminiclostridium josui JCM 17888 genome, one window contains:
- the cysK gene encoding cysteine synthase A has protein sequence MAKIYKSLTDLIGKTPLLELSNYEKAHNLNATIIAKLEYFNPAGSVKDRIAKAMIDDAEAKGILKEGSVIIEPTSGNTGIGLASVAAARGYRIILTMPETMSIERRNLLKAYGAELVLTEGAKGMKGAIAKAEELAATTPNSFIPGQFVNPANPAIHKATTGPEIWEDTDGKVDIFVAGIGTGGTITGTGEYLKSQNPNVKVVAVEPASSPVLSKGTAGAHKIQGIGAGFVPDTLNTKIYDEIIAVENDNAFAAGRELSKAEGLLVGISSGAALWAATELAKRPENAGKTIVVLLPDTGERYLSTPLFS, from the coding sequence ATGGCAAAAATATACAAAAGTCTTACTGATCTCATTGGAAAAACTCCACTTTTGGAATTATCAAACTACGAAAAAGCACACAACTTAAATGCAACTATTATTGCAAAACTGGAATATTTCAATCCAGCAGGAAGCGTTAAAGATAGAATAGCAAAAGCTATGATTGATGATGCCGAAGCAAAGGGTATTTTAAAAGAGGGCTCCGTAATAATTGAGCCTACCAGCGGAAACACAGGAATTGGCCTTGCATCAGTTGCTGCGGCAAGAGGATATAGAATTATTCTTACCATGCCTGAAACAATGAGTATTGAGCGTAGAAATCTATTAAAAGCATATGGTGCAGAGCTTGTATTAACCGAAGGTGCAAAGGGTATGAAAGGTGCAATTGCAAAAGCTGAAGAACTGGCAGCAACTACTCCAAATAGCTTTATTCCGGGTCAGTTTGTGAATCCAGCAAACCCTGCTATCCACAAGGCTACTACCGGCCCTGAAATCTGGGAAGACACAGACGGAAAAGTTGATATATTTGTTGCCGGAATAGGCACAGGCGGAACAATAACCGGAACAGGTGAGTACTTGAAATCACAGAACCCAAATGTAAAAGTAGTTGCAGTTGAGCCTGCAAGCTCTCCTGTACTTTCAAAAGGAACTGCTGGTGCCCACAAGATTCAGGGCATTGGTGCAGGTTTTGTTCCTGATACTTTGAACACAAAGATTTATGATGAAATAATTGCAGTTGAAAACGATAATGCTTTTGCAGCAGGTAGAGAGCTATCAAAGGCAGAAGGCCTTTTAGTAGGTATTTCATCAGGTGCAGCACTTTGGGCTGCAACTGAGCTTGCAAAACGTCCTGAAAATGCAGGGAAGACAATAGTAGTTCTACTTCCCGATACTGGCGAAAGATATCTGTCAACACCTTTATTCTCCTAA
- a CDS encoding phosphopantothenate--cysteine ligase — translation MLITAGGTIEKIDDVRAISNNSTGRLGTAIADAFLSTGSIEKIFYVCGQNAVIPSSNKVSIIRIESVAQLASTLEEILSSHKVDIVVHSMAVSDYGVDFVTTKDSICKSIENYFLENPENMAALHPKDLAENITDYVFCNSAINNENKLSSNINNLIITLKKTPKIIGMIKKLQPETTLVGFKLLSNAAEEELIDIGYSLLEKNNCEMVLANDMSQITNDSHRGHLIFKDKSYLTCQTKSQIADAIVSHSIKITLAKGRG, via the coding sequence GTGTTGATTACGGCAGGTGGAACAATTGAAAAAATTGATGACGTAAGAGCTATTTCAAACAATTCCACCGGAAGATTAGGAACTGCAATAGCAGATGCTTTTTTGAGCACAGGGTCTATAGAAAAGATTTTCTATGTCTGCGGACAAAATGCAGTTATACCTTCATCAAATAAAGTAAGTATAATAAGGATAGAAAGTGTAGCACAGCTTGCATCAACATTGGAGGAAATCCTTTCAAGTCACAAGGTTGATATAGTAGTTCATTCCATGGCAGTAAGCGACTATGGTGTTGATTTTGTTACAACAAAGGACAGCATTTGTAAATCCATTGAAAACTATTTTCTGGAGAATCCGGAAAACATGGCAGCACTGCATCCTAAAGACCTTGCTGAAAACATAACCGACTATGTATTCTGTAATTCAGCAATTAATAACGAAAATAAGCTAAGTTCCAATATAAACAACCTTATAATAACTCTGAAAAAGACTCCTAAAATCATCGGAATGATAAAAAAACTTCAGCCTGAAACAACCCTCGTAGGCTTCAAGCTTTTGAGCAATGCGGCAGAAGAAGAGTTAATAGACATCGGTTACAGCCTGCTCGAGAAAAATAATTGTGAAATGGTACTGGCAAATGATATGAGCCAGATTACTAATGACAGTCATAGGGGACACCTGATTTTCAAGGATAAGTCGTACCTTACATGTCAAACAAAGTCACAGATAGCAGATGCAATAGTTTCTCATTCTATTAAAATTACTTTAGCCAAAGGGAGGGGTTAA
- the coaBC gene encoding bifunctional phosphopantothenoylcysteine decarboxylase/phosphopantothenate--cysteine ligase CoaBC, translating into MKNIILGVTGSIAAYKAADIANILTKRGYNVDVIMTKSAMEFITPLTFQSLTKNKVYWNMFEEITPKEIKHISLAKKADLCLIAPASANIIGKIASGIADDMLTTVVMAMNKVPVYICPAMNTNMYNNPIVQRNISILSELGYRFIEPKEAILACGDLGKGALADVETIINTVEAYFK; encoded by the coding sequence ATGAAAAATATTATACTCGGAGTAACCGGAAGTATCGCAGCCTACAAAGCAGCCGACATAGCAAACATACTGACCAAACGAGGTTACAACGTTGACGTTATTATGACAAAAAGTGCAATGGAATTTATCACTCCCCTAACCTTTCAATCCCTGACCAAAAACAAGGTTTACTGGAATATGTTTGAGGAGATTACACCAAAAGAAATAAAGCACATATCACTTGCAAAGAAAGCTGACTTGTGTCTGATTGCACCGGCCAGTGCTAACATCATAGGTAAAATTGCATCAGGTATCGCTGATGACATGCTGACAACAGTAGTAATGGCAATGAACAAAGTGCCTGTATACATTTGTCCTGCCATGAACACCAACATGTATAATAACCCCATTGTTCAGCGAAATATCAGTATTCTTTCAGAACTCGGCTACAGATTTATTGAGCCCAAAGAAGCTATTCTGGCCTGCGGAGACCTTGGAAAAGGTGCTTTAGCCGATGTTGAGACTATAATAAATACTGTGGAAGCATATTTTAAATAG
- the hydE gene encoding [FeFe] hydrogenase H-cluster radical SAM maturase HydE, which yields MKELIDKLYETQGLERSELLLILNNFNADISKYLFEKARFVSRSHFGNSIYTRGLIEFTNFCKNDCYYCGISRSNKNADRYRLSTEEILSCCETGYELGFRTFVLQGGEDGYYTADKVVEIIKSIKSAYSDCAITLSIGEHSYEDYKNFFEAGADRYLLRHETATDEHYNKLHPKELSLAYRKQCLYNLKEIGFQVGTGFMVGSPFQTMDNIAEDLLFIKEFKPHMIGIGPFIPHKDTRFLNEKQGSLELTLLLIGILRLMNPKALIPATTALGTIDSKGREMGILAGANVVMPNLSPVSVRKKYALYDNKICTGEEAAECRFCLQNRMQKIGYQLVVDRGDYKE from the coding sequence ATGAAAGAATTAATTGATAAACTTTATGAAACTCAAGGACTTGAAAGAAGTGAGCTGCTTTTAATACTAAACAATTTCAATGCAGACATAAGCAAATATCTCTTTGAAAAAGCACGATTTGTTTCCAGAAGCCATTTTGGTAACTCCATTTATACAAGAGGCTTAATAGAATTTACCAATTTTTGTAAAAATGATTGCTATTACTGCGGCATCAGCAGAAGTAATAAAAATGCAGACAGATACAGATTAAGTACGGAAGAAATCCTCTCATGCTGTGAAACAGGCTATGAACTTGGTTTCAGAACCTTCGTTTTACAAGGCGGTGAGGATGGATATTATACAGCGGACAAGGTTGTTGAAATAATAAAAAGCATTAAATCAGCATACTCAGACTGTGCTATAACTCTTTCTATCGGTGAACACAGCTATGAGGACTACAAGAATTTTTTTGAAGCCGGAGCTGACCGCTATCTGCTTCGTCATGAAACGGCAACGGACGAGCATTACAACAAGCTTCATCCCAAAGAACTCTCCTTGGCTTATAGAAAGCAATGTCTGTATAATCTAAAAGAAATCGGGTTTCAGGTAGGAACAGGCTTTATGGTAGGCTCACCTTTCCAAACTATGGATAATATAGCGGAGGACTTATTATTTATAAAGGAATTTAAGCCCCACATGATTGGAATAGGGCCTTTCATACCACATAAAGACACAAGGTTTTTAAATGAAAAGCAAGGCAGTCTGGAACTCACACTTTTACTTATAGGAATATTAAGGCTTATGAACCCCAAAGCTCTTATACCTGCAACTACTGCCTTGGGAACCATTGATTCTAAGGGCCGGGAAATGGGTATTCTGGCAGGGGCAAATGTTGTAATGCCTAACCTTTCACCTGTTTCTGTCAGGAAAAAATATGCTCTGTATGACAACAAGATATGCACAGGAGAGGAAGCAGCAGAATGTAGGTTCTGCCTTCAAAACCGAATGCAGAAAATCGGCTACCAGCTTGTTGTTGACAGAGGAGATTATAAAGAATAG
- a CDS encoding sugar kinase yields MSILNLKPEGSYTYDCISLGEVMLRLDPGDGRIRNSREFKAWEGGGEYNVSRGLRKCFGMKCAVVTAFADNDIGKLIEDLILQGGVDTSLIKWIPFDGIGRAVRNGLNFTEKGFGIRAALGVSDRANTAASQLKVGDIDWEYIFGKLGTRWFHTGGIFAALSETTPEVVIEAVKTAKKCNTIVSYDLNYRPSLWNYIGGSKKAQEVNKEIAKYIDVMIGNEEDFTQCLGFEVEGNDKNLKELDIEGYKKMIDRVVREYPNLKAVATTLRGVKTATVNDWRAICWADGTIYKSIEFPGLEIYDRVGGGDSFASGLVYGLMTTGDAQKAVNYGVAHGALAMTTPGDTSMASLKEVESVMKGQSARVVR; encoded by the coding sequence ATGTCTATTCTGAATTTAAAACCTGAAGGAAGTTATACATATGATTGTATTTCTCTGGGAGAAGTAATGTTGAGACTTGATCCGGGGGATGGAAGGATAAGAAACAGCAGAGAATTCAAAGCTTGGGAAGGCGGAGGAGAATACAATGTATCCCGTGGGCTTCGCAAGTGCTTTGGAATGAAATGTGCCGTTGTTACTGCTTTTGCCGATAATGATATTGGAAAACTCATTGAAGATTTGATTTTACAGGGTGGAGTTGATACCTCTCTGATTAAATGGATACCTTTTGACGGTATAGGTAGGGCTGTAAGAAACGGTTTGAATTTTACTGAAAAAGGTTTTGGAATAAGAGCAGCTCTTGGAGTTTCAGACAGGGCGAATACTGCGGCATCACAATTGAAGGTGGGGGACATAGATTGGGAATATATATTCGGTAAACTGGGGACAAGATGGTTTCACACAGGTGGAATTTTTGCTGCATTGTCTGAAACTACGCCAGAGGTGGTCATTGAGGCTGTAAAGACTGCAAAGAAGTGTAATACCATCGTTTCCTATGATTTAAATTACAGACCATCTCTCTGGAATTACATTGGAGGAAGTAAAAAGGCCCAGGAAGTAAACAAGGAAATTGCAAAGTATATAGATGTTATGATTGGAAACGAAGAGGACTTTACTCAATGTTTGGGCTTTGAAGTTGAAGGTAATGATAAAAACCTCAAAGAACTTGATATAGAAGGCTACAAGAAAATGATAGACAGGGTTGTCCGAGAATACCCGAATTTGAAAGCGGTTGCAACTACGTTGAGAGGAGTAAAAACTGCTACTGTTAATGACTGGCGTGCGATATGCTGGGCTGATGGTACCATTTACAAGTCCATTGAATTCCCGGGACTTGAGATTTATGACAGGGTAGGGGGAGGAGACAGTTTTGCTTCAGGATTGGTTTATGGCTTGATGACAACAGGAGATGCACAAAAAGCTGTAAACTATGGCGTTGCCCATGGGGCACTTGCAATGACTACCCCCGGGGATACTTCCATGGCAAGCCTTAAAGAAGTTGAAAGTGTTATGAAAGGGCAAAGTGCCAGAGTGGTAAGATAA
- a CDS encoding bifunctional 2-keto-4-hydroxyglutarate aldolase/2-keto-3-deoxy-6-phosphogluconate aldolase gives MDKNEVLKKICDCGVVAVVRADSSEQAMKIADSCVEAGISAIEITFTVNGALDVIKKLAESNKDNKILIGAGTILDPETARAAILAGAQFIVSPCLNKEVVKVCNRYQIACMPGAMTVKEAVECMEAGADIVKVFPGELFGPAIIKAFKGPLPQIKLMPTGGVNLENAAEWIKAGSVAVGVGGNLTAGAKKGDYESIVTIGKQFIEKVKQARA, from the coding sequence ATGGATAAGAATGAAGTGTTGAAAAAGATTTGCGATTGTGGTGTTGTGGCAGTTGTCAGGGCTGATAGCTCTGAACAGGCTATGAAAATAGCCGACTCCTGTGTAGAGGCAGGAATCAGTGCCATTGAAATAACCTTTACGGTAAATGGTGCACTGGACGTAATTAAAAAGCTGGCAGAGTCCAACAAGGACAATAAGATTTTAATCGGAGCAGGTACTATTCTTGATCCTGAGACAGCCAGAGCAGCTATTCTTGCAGGTGCTCAGTTTATTGTAAGTCCTTGCCTGAACAAAGAGGTTGTTAAGGTTTGCAACAGATATCAGATAGCCTGTATGCCTGGAGCAATGACTGTTAAAGAGGCTGTTGAGTGCATGGAAGCAGGTGCTGACATTGTAAAGGTATTTCCGGGAGAACTTTTTGGGCCAGCTATTATTAAGGCATTTAAAGGCCCATTACCTCAGATAAAACTCATGCCTACTGGAGGAGTAAACCTTGAAAATGCAGCAGAATGGATAAAAGCAGGAAGTGTTGCAGTAGGAGTTGGGGGAAATTTAACTGCTGGAGCTAAAAAGGGCGACTACGAGTCAATTGTTACAATAGGAAAGCAATTTATTGAAAAGGTAAAGCAGGCTAGGGCCTGA
- a CDS encoding GntR family transcriptional regulator translates to MNRFQRNVLPLKEVIYMEVKNKILNLDYKPGQMISETEISELLNVSRTPVREVFIRLSYEKLINIYPQRGTFVSLVDLSYVKESVYMRNLLECQIAGEIIDSGMKNLPAEIKKNILLQKDLVENSGNIEEFLELDNDFHKVIFKSVNHEVIWDIISTTRIHYNRFRLLTMYEPEMLNRVFQEHFDIMSKIEEGDKKGCNTLLKKHHYNGLEHADILKEKYPGYFL, encoded by the coding sequence ATGAATAGATTTCAAAGAAATGTACTTCCACTTAAAGAAGTAATTTATATGGAAGTTAAAAATAAAATACTAAATCTAGATTATAAACCCGGTCAAATGATTAGTGAGACAGAAATATCAGAACTGCTGAATGTCAGCAGAACCCCTGTAAGAGAAGTATTTATACGGCTGTCCTACGAAAAGCTCATTAATATATATCCTCAGAGGGGAACCTTTGTATCACTAGTAGACCTTTCCTATGTAAAGGAAAGCGTTTATATGAGAAACCTTTTGGAATGTCAGATTGCAGGTGAAATAATTGACAGTGGAATGAAGAATTTACCCGCAGAAATAAAAAAGAACATACTTTTACAGAAAGACTTGGTTGAAAATAGCGGCAATATAGAAGAATTTTTAGAACTTGACAATGATTTTCACAAGGTAATTTTTAAGTCTGTAAACCATGAAGTAATCTGGGACATTATAAGTACAACCAGAATTCACTACAACAGATTTAGGCTTTTGACAATGTATGAACCTGAAATGCTGAACAGAGTATTTCAAGAGCATTTTGACATTATGAGCAAAATAGAAGAAGGCGATAAAAAAGGCTGTAATACATTACTCAAAAAGCATCATTACAACGGACTGGAACATGCAGATATACTGAAGGAGAAGTATCCGGGGTATTTTCTTTAA
- a CDS encoding iron-containing alcohol dehydrogenase — MSFNYFIPSRILFGKGQLSNLHSQRLPGKKALIVTSAGTSMKKHGYLKRVEEELKKANVEFIIFDKILPNPIKPHVMEGAKLARENGCDFVIGLGGGSSIDSAKSIAVMASNEGDYWDYVGGGSGKGKPVPVDPLPVVAITTTAGTGTEADPWTVITNDETNEKIGFGYDKTFPVLSIVDPDLMMTVPAHLTAYQGFDALFHSTEGYINVVANEMSDIYALKSIELIGKYLSKAVKDGSSEEAREKVALANTLAGMVESTSGCTSEHSLEHAMSALHPDLPHGAGLIMVSREYYTFFAKSGACNQRMIDMAVALGKKDAKDPMDFVTALVELQKACGVDDLKMSEYGIKLSEMEDLAKNARHTMGGLFACDPVKLTDKDVVEIYTKSYK; from the coding sequence ATGAGTTTTAATTATTTTATTCCGTCTAGAATACTTTTTGGTAAGGGACAGCTCTCAAATCTTCACAGTCAGCGCTTACCAGGTAAAAAGGCTTTGATTGTCACATCAGCCGGAACGTCTATGAAAAAACACGGTTATCTTAAAAGGGTGGAAGAGGAGCTAAAAAAGGCAAATGTAGAATTCATTATATTTGATAAAATCTTGCCCAATCCCATAAAACCACATGTTATGGAAGGAGCAAAGCTTGCAAGAGAAAATGGCTGCGACTTTGTTATTGGTCTTGGAGGCGGCAGCAGTATTGATTCTGCAAAATCTATTGCTGTAATGGCTTCAAACGAAGGTGATTATTGGGATTATGTAGGTGGTGGCTCTGGTAAAGGTAAGCCGGTTCCTGTTGATCCGCTGCCTGTGGTGGCTATTACAACTACTGCCGGTACAGGTACGGAAGCTGATCCTTGGACAGTTATAACCAATGACGAGACCAATGAAAAAATCGGTTTTGGCTATGATAAGACTTTTCCTGTTCTATCTATAGTTGACCCTGACCTGATGATGACAGTTCCTGCACATCTTACAGCCTATCAGGGCTTTGATGCACTTTTCCATAGCACAGAGGGATATATAAATGTAGTTGCAAATGAAATGAGTGACATCTATGCCCTAAAGAGTATAGAGCTCATAGGTAAATATCTTTCAAAGGCAGTAAAGGACGGTTCCAGCGAAGAGGCACGTGAAAAGGTTGCTTTGGCAAATACACTTGCGGGAATGGTTGAATCCACCTCAGGCTGTACTTCAGAACATTCATTGGAACATGCCATGAGCGCATTGCATCCTGATTTACCCCATGGAGCAGGACTTATTATGGTAAGCAGGGAGTACTATACGTTTTTTGCTAAATCAGGCGCTTGCAATCAGCGAATGATTGACATGGCTGTAGCTCTGGGCAAAAAAGATGCAAAGGATCCTATGGACTTTGTGACAGCATTAGTAGAGCTTCAAAAAGCTTGCGGAGTAGATGATTTAAAAATGTCTGAATACGGTATTAAGCTTAGTGAAATGGAAGATTTAGCAAAGAATGCAAGACATACAATGGGAGGTTTGTTTGCTTGTGACCCTGTGAAGCTTACCGATAAAGATGTTGTTGAAATCTATACCAAATCATATAAGTAA
- the adhE gene encoding bifunctional acetaldehyde-CoA/alcohol dehydrogenase, translating into MAKKNLVVNSVDTLLEKLAEVKKAQQEYSTFTQEQVDKIFLAASLAANKKRIPLAKMAYAETGMGIVEDKVIKNHYAAEYIYNAYKDTQTCGVIERDEAFGITKIAEPLGVVAAIVPSTNPTSTAIFKALIALKTRNGIIFSPHPKAKKCTIEAANIILEAAVAAGAPKGIIGWIDEPTIELSERVMKEADIILATGGPGMVKAAYSSGKPAIGVGPGNVPAIIDESADIKTAVSSVIVSKTFDNGMICASEQSVIVLDNIYNEVKKEFVLRGAYMLNKEETQKVREIILINGALNAKIAGQSAHTIAKMAGIDVPAETKILVGEVESLELSEAFAHEKLSPVLAMYKAKSFDDALLKAEKLIADGGFGHTASLYIDTVNCKDKLDKFTARMKTCRIVINTPSAQGGIGDLYNFKLAPSLTLGCGSWGGNSVSENVGVKHLLNIKTVAERRENMLWFRAPEKVYFKKGCLGVALRELKTELNKQRAFIVTDSFLYNNGYTKAVTNLLDDMNIKHHTFFDVAPDPTLACAKLGAAAMRDFKPDVIIAIGGGSAMDAGKIMWTMYEHPEVDFQDLAMRFMDIRKRVYTFPKMGEKAYFVAIPTSAGTGSEVTPFAVITDEQSGVKYPLADYQLMPKMAIVDADLMMNMPKGLTAASGIDALTHALEAYASMLSTDYTKGLALQATKSIFEYLPSAYENGAKDPIAREKMADASTMAGMAFANSFLGVCHSMAHKLGAFHHLPHGVANALLITEVMKFNIAEAPAKMGAFSQYKYPEILKRYAEIASFIGITGSSDEDKFKKLITKIDELKAKIGLPRTIKEAGVNEEKFLANLDEMVEQAFDDQCTGANPRYPLLSEIKDMYLKAYYGK; encoded by the coding sequence ATGGCTAAGAAAAATTTGGTAGTAAATAGTGTAGACACTCTGCTGGAAAAGCTAGCAGAGGTAAAGAAGGCCCAGCAAGAATATTCAACATTCACACAGGAACAGGTTGACAAAATATTTCTAGCTGCTTCACTTGCTGCTAATAAAAAGAGAATTCCTCTTGCTAAAATGGCTTATGCTGAAACAGGAATGGGTATTGTAGAAGATAAAGTAATAAAAAACCATTATGCAGCAGAATACATTTACAATGCATATAAGGACACACAAACCTGCGGTGTTATTGAACGTGATGAAGCTTTCGGAATAACAAAGATAGCTGAACCTTTAGGTGTTGTGGCAGCTATAGTACCATCCACAAACCCAACTTCTACCGCTATTTTTAAGGCACTTATCGCATTGAAAACAAGAAATGGAATTATATTCTCACCACATCCAAAAGCAAAGAAATGTACTATTGAGGCAGCAAATATTATATTGGAAGCAGCTGTTGCAGCAGGTGCACCAAAGGGAATCATCGGTTGGATTGATGAGCCTACAATAGAGCTTTCCGAAAGAGTTATGAAGGAAGCGGATATAATACTTGCTACAGGCGGACCAGGTATGGTTAAGGCTGCATACTCATCAGGAAAGCCGGCGATAGGTGTTGGACCAGGTAACGTACCTGCAATAATTGATGAAAGTGCAGATATTAAGACTGCAGTAAGCTCGGTTATTGTTTCTAAAACATTTGACAATGGTATGATTTGTGCTTCTGAGCAGTCAGTAATTGTTTTAGATAATATATATAATGAAGTTAAAAAAGAGTTTGTTCTCAGAGGCGCATACATGCTTAATAAGGAAGAAACTCAAAAGGTAAGAGAAATTATATTAATTAACGGTGCATTAAATGCTAAAATCGCTGGTCAGTCAGCTCATACTATTGCAAAAATGGCAGGTATAGATGTCCCGGCAGAAACAAAGATATTGGTAGGAGAAGTTGAGTCACTAGAATTATCAGAAGCTTTCGCACATGAAAAACTTTCACCGGTACTTGCTATGTACAAGGCCAAAAGCTTTGATGATGCTTTATTAAAGGCTGAAAAACTTATAGCAGATGGAGGTTTTGGTCACACTGCTTCATTATATATTGATACTGTAAACTGCAAGGATAAACTTGATAAATTCACTGCAAGAATGAAGACTTGCAGAATTGTTATAAATACACCATCTGCACAGGGAGGAATCGGGGACCTCTACAACTTTAAACTTGCTCCGTCACTTACCCTTGGCTGCGGTTCATGGGGCGGTAACTCCGTATCAGAAAATGTCGGAGTAAAGCATCTGCTTAATATTAAGACTGTTGCCGAGAGGAGAGAGAATATGCTGTGGTTCAGAGCACCTGAAAAAGTTTATTTTAAGAAAGGATGCCTTGGTGTTGCATTAAGAGAACTCAAGACAGAGCTGAATAAGCAAAGAGCATTCATAGTTACAGACTCATTCCTTTACAACAACGGATATACTAAAGCTGTAACAAATCTTTTGGACGATATGAATATCAAGCATCATACTTTCTTTGACGTAGCTCCAGACCCAACTCTCGCTTGTGCAAAGCTTGGTGCCGCAGCAATGAGAGATTTTAAACCTGATGTCATCATAGCAATAGGTGGAGGTTCTGCAATGGATGCAGGTAAAATCATGTGGACAATGTATGAACATCCTGAAGTTGATTTCCAAGACCTTGCAATGAGATTTATGGATATTAGAAAAAGAGTATACACATTCCCTAAGATGGGTGAGAAGGCATACTTTGTTGCTATCCCAACATCAGCAGGAACAGGTTCAGAGGTAACACCATTTGCAGTTATTACCGATGAACAGTCAGGTGTTAAGTATCCTCTTGCTGATTACCAACTCATGCCTAAGATGGCTATTGTTGATGCAGATCTTATGATGAACATGCCAAAGGGTTTAACAGCAGCTTCTGGTATAGATGCCTTGACACATGCTCTTGAAGCATATGCTTCAATGCTTTCAACAGATTATACAAAGGGGCTTGCATTGCAAGCAACAAAGAGTATTTTTGAATACTTGCCTTCAGCATATGAAAATGGTGCAAAAGATCCTATAGCAAGAGAAAAGATGGCTGATGCATCGACAATGGCTGGTATGGCATTTGCAAACTCATTCCTTGGTGTTTGCCACTCAATGGCTCACAAGCTGGGAGCATTCCACCACCTGCCTCACGGTGTGGCAAATGCACTGCTTATTACAGAAGTAATGAAATTTAACATAGCTGAAGCTCCTGCAAAGATGGGTGCATTCTCACAGTACAAGTATCCTGAAATACTCAAGAGATATGCAGAAATAGCATCTTTTATAGGGATTACAGGTTCCAGTGATGAAGATAAATTCAAAAAGCTTATAACCAAAATAGATGAATTAAAAGCAAAAATAGGATTGCCTAGGACTATCAAGGAGGCAGGTGTGAATGAGGAAAAATTCCTTGCAAACTTGGATGAAATGGTTGAACAGGCATTCGATGATCAGTGCACAGGTGCCAACCCAAGATATCCGCTCTTAAGCGAAATCAAGGATATGTACCTTAAAGCTTACTACGGCAAGTAA